The Zea mays cultivar B73 chromosome 7, Zm-B73-REFERENCE-NAM-5.0, whole genome shotgun sequence DNA segment TTCAACAATCTGATGGTTCGATTATTAAGCAACCATGGGCTAAATGCAATAGATGTACACATAAAGCTAAGGCAGAAAGTGGTAATGGTACAAAGGCTTTTAGTAACCATTTAAAGTTGAAGCATCAAATCTTGAAAGGCCAGCAAATCCTTAGTCAGAGTGGAAATTCCATAGGAACATATAAATATGATGAGAATGTCAGTGTGAGACTTCTATATTATGCCATCATCATGCATGAATATCCTTTCAGTATTGCTCAGCACAAGTACTTTGTGAAATTCATTAAATCATTAAGGCAGTGGGAGCATTtcttgatcctagatacaaacataGGATGGTTGAGCTATATATATCTAAGATGTATGACATTGATAAAGCTGAGTTAGAGAAGTTGGTATTCATGAATGTTATCAATGAATTATTTACATATTATTCATCAGTCATCACTGCAAAATCAACCACAAAAACCTCAAAAGGTGCTAGTTCAAAAGAGAGCGAGTTTGTTCGACATAAAAATACTTTGGTggatgaggatgatgatgaggttgatcttgatgagttgtaTGTAACAACAAGCAATGACAAGAAGGTGTCAGAGTTGGATTTGTACATGAGTGAGGACCTAGTGAAGGTCAATGACAATGAAGCAACATTTGATGTCCTATCATGGTGGAAAGGGCaagtcacaaattttcctattcttTCAACCCTTGCTCGTGATGTTTTGTCTATGCAAGTTTCTACTGTTGCTTCAGAGTCTGCATTTAGCTCTGGTGGACGCATTGTTGATGCATTCCGTTCAAGGCTCAAACCAGAAATTATTGAGGCATTGGTTTGTTGTAAAGATTGGAAGATTGCTTCAGAGAAAGGTATTGTTATATTTATAGCGTAATGATCCACATCATCATCATGATCAATAACATGTTTTCTATTAATTTCAGATTTGGAGATTGAAATTAAAACCTTAACTGAAGCTATGGATGTAGTTGACTTGGAGGATGATTTTGCAATTGGGACTTGAGATGTTCGACTTCAAGTTACCATGGAATGGATGATGTTGAACTTGTTATTTATTGTTGTAATGCTGTGGAACTATATTTTCTTGTTTGCACTTCTTCACTTGTTATGTTGTTCTGAACTGGACATGATCATATGACTCTATCTATTGTGATTTGTGTTGTTTCATTTTGTGATGTGCAAGTGTTGAACACTTGAACATGTTAAATGATGTCATTTATCTACTATCTATCTGTTATATACTTGTGGATTATGCCTAAAAGAGGGGACATGCTGTCGAATTTTTTTAATATTGTGTTGTTGGTTCCAcatttgatctatcatatacatgattatgtattgcttaatttATGTGTTTGTTGGATGGTTGGGCAATTAATGCCATCGATACGAACTACCCGACAACTATCCGGTACATACCCGATCAGTATCCGTTATCCGTTTCTTATCCGCCCGTATTATTACCCGGTCCCGtcctgtatccgtcccgaatctgaagtacccgtatccggtcccgtatccgagataaatacattagggtaggatacaggatgaccctatatccggctgtatccgtcccgttttcatccaaCATGGATGGGATAAGTGAAGAAGTTTAGGGCGATAGCACTGGATCCTTAATCCGTACTACACTCTGCTCTAGCAGTACCAGTGATCCAGATCCTGGCGCACTGCACCAGACTGGCAATCGCAGAGGATCCTGCGGGGACGCACTCACACACACACGAGACCCCGGCCAAGCCAAGATCCAAAGCACGCACGCATTCCCAGCGTCCGGCACACGGAGGGGTCGCGTTTCTCTAGTCTCGTTCTCCACTCTCAGTGACTCAGGCGACCCGCGGCCGACCATGCGGGCAGCAGCGGCGTCCCTGGTGCTGGTACCCCGCCTCGCCCTCTTCGTCCTGCTGCTGTCCGGCTCCGGCGTGCCGACTGCcctgtcgaagtcgacgctggagtCCTGCGCCTCCTCCAGCGCCTGCCCGGCGCTGCTCTCCTACACGCTGTACGCGGACCTGAAGCTTGCGGAGCTGGCCGCGCTGTTCGCGGCCGACCCGCTGGCCATCCTGGCCGCCAACGCCATGGACTTCGCGGTCCCGGACCCGGGCGACCGCATTCTCCCGGCGGGGCTCGCGCTGCGCGTGCCGGTGCCGTGCGCCTGCTCCGACGGCATCCGCAAGGCCACCTCCGCGCGGTACGTGGCGCGGGCGGGGGACACGCTGGCGTCCGTGGCCGGCAGCGTCTACGGCGGGCTCACCACGGCCGACTGGATCCGCGACTCCAACGGCATGGCCGAGGAGGAGGACGCCGCCCTCGACGCCGGGACCACGCTGTTCGTGCCGCTGCACTGCGCCTGCTTCGGCGGCGCCGACAGCGGCGCCCCCGCCGTGTTCCTGACGTACCCGGTGGCCGAGGGCGACACGGTGCCGGCCATCGCGCGGAGGTTCCGCACCACGGGCAACGACCTGATGAGCGTCAACGACCTGGCCACCGCCGACGTCGCCGCCGGGGACATCATCGTCGTGCCGCTGCCCGGTGAGCTCTCTGCTCTGCTAGCCTTTGGGTACTAAGCCGCCGGCACGTGTTTCTTTGGATCTGGTTTTTGGCGTTGCTGGCGTGGACCGTTGCTCGGTCTGAGATGTACGTACCGTGCGTGGTCGGTCGGTTGGTTGGTTAGATCCGACGCTCGCCGACAAAATTGGTCGGTAAAAATTGCTTGCTCGCGTAGCAGTGCAGCCATTATTACTACCAGTAGCTGTCTAGCTTTGAAGTGTCGCTTGATGGCGCAACATTTCTGCGGTAGTTCAGTGGTGCTGGCCGTGCAGTTGTATATTGGCAAGGGCCCGTCAGTTTTTTTTTCTTTGCACATGGAGAAGGGgatggaggggggggggggggggggggggggtgctaaAAGAATGAGGCAAGTACGGTATACCGCTAAGGCGCTATCGCTGCGCCAAAAGCAAAAGGTGACTTCAGTGCTGTGTTTGGAACACTGCAAATATTGTCCAGTAGCGACATAACAGTGCGCTCCATCAACATCCACTGCCAGTTGTATTGTATTATGATGGAATTGTTCTTGCGTAAAGAAAGCCACAAGGTTATTCTCCCCAGACAGATATATAATAATAATCACGGACGAACAAAACAGGACGGTTACGTTGCATGATTGATCACTGACCGACATCTGCCATGTGCTCTTCTTCACTCACTGTTGCAGCGTGCGCCTCGTCGTTCCCCGCGTTCGCGTCGGACGCCGGCCTGGCGGTGGCCAACGGGACGTACGCGGTCACCGCCAACCGCTGCGTGCAGTGCAGCTGCGGCCCTGGAAACCTGGAGTAGGCGTCGTCTCCACTCTCCAGTCTCCAGTCTCTCCTTGCCTCATCTGCGCGCCAGCTCCAGCCGTGTCGTGTTTCTGATCGACCCTTGCCGCTCGCTCGTTGCAGCCTGTTCTGCGTGCCGGCGCCGCTGGCCGACTCCACGTGCTCCAGCATGCAGTGCAGCAACAGCAGCATGATGCTCGGCAACTTCACCCTCCTCATGACCAGCGCCGGCTGCAGCGTCACCTCCTGCAGCTACGGCGGGTACGCCAACGGGACCATCCTCGCCACGTAAGCGTTTGTCCGAACGAACCCGAATCTCTCACCTCTCGTCTTCGTGCTCT contains these protein-coding regions:
- the LOC100191962 gene encoding lysM domain-containing GPI-anchored protein 1 isoform X1, with the translated sequence MRAAAASLVLVPRLALFVLLLSGSGVPTALSKSTLESCASSSACPALLSYTLYADLKLAELAALFAADPLAILAANAMDFAVPDPGDRILPAGLALRVPVPCACSDGIRKATSARYVARAGDTLASVAGSVYGGLTTADWIRDSNGMAEEEDAALDAGTTLFVPLHCACFGGADSGAPAVFLTYPVAEGDTVPAIARRFRTTGNDLMSVNDLATADVAAGDIIVVPLPACASSFPAFASDAGLAVANGTYAVTANRCVQCSCGPGNLDLFCVPAPLADSTCSSMQCSNSSMMLGNFTLLMTSAGCSVTSCSYGGYANGTILATLTTSLKPQCPGPHQFPPLMPPPTSSFFETYLGPSPTPMASEGGMGPQMAGMAPTSSPPVSSGPPTAGSHVGSDALAQVAYLCLVASLLW
- the LOC100191962 gene encoding LysM domain-containing GPI-anchored protein 1 precursor, with the translated sequence MRAAAASLVLVPRLALFVLLLSGSGVPTALSKSTLESCASSSACPALLSYTLYADLKLAELAALFAADPLAILAANAMDFAVPDPGDRILPAGLALRVPVPCACSDGIRKATSARYVARAGDTLASVAGSVYGGLTTADWIRDSNGMAEEEDAALDAGTTLFVPLHCACFGGADSGAPAVFLTYPVAEGDTVPAIARRFRTTGNDLMSVNDLATADVAAGDIIVVPLPGPHQFPPLMPPPTSSFFETYLGPSPTPMASEGGMGPQMAGMAPTSSPPVSSGPPTAGSHVGSDALAQVAYLCLVASLLW